The Microbulbifer sp. YPW1 genome contains a region encoding:
- a CDS encoding YheV family putative zinc ribbon protein produces the protein MSDNQNIEKPTKRRFIAGAVCPRCSEMDKIVNYKLGDKNYRECVACGFKDEIRLQASPRELDTRVNQTDDREVEETAVKILQPPSGPADKN, from the coding sequence ATGAGCGATAACCAGAACATTGAAAAGCCCACCAAGCGCCGGTTTATTGCCGGTGCTGTGTGCCCCCGCTGCAGCGAGATGGACAAGATCGTCAACTACAAACTGGGCGATAAAAATTATCGCGAGTGCGTAGCCTGTGGCTTCAAGGACGAAATACGCTTACAGGCATCTCCACGGGAATTGGATACCCGGGTGAATCAGACCGATGACAGGGAAGTGGAAGAAACCGCAGTCAAAATACTGCAGCCGCCTTCGGGACCGGCCGATAAAAATTAA
- a CDS encoding MATE family efflux transporter, translating into MKNSPAPSRAIQRRFAAPYVRVWRLAWPMILSNITVPLLGAVDTAVLGHLASPEYLSGVAIGASVISMLLWAFGFLRMGTTGLVARASDSAKGAAWLLRALWMSAILGLLVLLLASPLLPQITQWMNASAEAAPHARDYLQIRLLSAPLALANFALLGFFIGRQDSRAPLAILVTANLLNILLDLILILGLDMGARGAAWASVSADLCAFAMGFWLLSRRHRNTVREIRAVMAATDFWPWRRGAPWWELLRINTDLFIRTCLLLFTLTFFTAQGAAQGDTVLAANAILLQLLMMTSYALDGFAHATESLVGRAVGRESMTQFQRTNAAAGVWALVSAIVVTLILITGEGWILPLFTSIPPVLTASAEFYPWLCALPLVAVWSYQLDGVFIGAGKSRQMRDTMFIATVIVFLPCWWFTRHWGNTGIWFSLFLWFGARSSGLMVYFYNYTKNNYWL; encoded by the coding sequence ATGAAAAATTCACCGGCGCCTTCGCGTGCCATTCAGCGCCGTTTTGCCGCCCCCTATGTGCGGGTCTGGCGCCTTGCCTGGCCCATGATTCTGAGCAACATCACAGTGCCGCTTCTGGGCGCGGTAGACACTGCTGTGCTCGGTCACTTGGCCAGCCCGGAATATCTTTCCGGCGTGGCTATTGGCGCCAGTGTGATTTCCATGCTGTTGTGGGCGTTCGGCTTTCTGCGTATGGGGACCACCGGACTGGTGGCGCGGGCAAGCGACAGCGCAAAGGGCGCCGCCTGGCTACTGCGCGCGTTGTGGATGTCGGCAATACTCGGCCTGCTGGTACTGTTACTGGCGTCGCCGCTGCTTCCGCAGATTACCCAGTGGATGAATGCCAGTGCGGAGGCCGCACCGCACGCCCGCGACTATTTGCAGATCCGCCTGTTGAGTGCACCACTGGCACTGGCCAACTTTGCCTTGCTGGGATTTTTTATCGGTCGCCAGGACAGCCGCGCACCGCTGGCAATACTGGTTACCGCCAACCTGCTCAATATTCTGCTCGACCTGATCCTGATCCTCGGCCTGGATATGGGCGCGAGAGGCGCGGCCTGGGCGTCGGTATCCGCGGACCTGTGTGCTTTCGCGATGGGGTTCTGGCTGCTGTCCCGGCGGCACCGCAACACCGTCCGGGAAATACGCGCAGTAATGGCCGCAACCGACTTCTGGCCGTGGCGGCGCGGCGCGCCGTGGTGGGAGCTGCTGCGTATCAATACCGACCTGTTTATCCGCACCTGTCTGCTGCTGTTCACACTGACGTTTTTCACTGCCCAGGGCGCAGCCCAGGGGGATACCGTGCTGGCCGCCAACGCGATTCTGCTACAGCTGCTGATGATGACATCCTATGCGCTGGACGGCTTTGCGCATGCCACCGAGTCCCTGGTTGGGCGCGCAGTGGGACGTGAATCCATGACACAATTCCAGCGCACCAACGCGGCCGCGGGGGTCTGGGCGCTGGTTTCCGCCATTGTCGTCACACTGATCCTGATCACCGGAGAAGGCTGGATTTTGCCGCTGTTTACCAGTATTCCGCCGGTGTTGACGGCAAGCGCGGAGTTTTATCCCTGGCTGTGTGCACTCCCCCTGGTGGCGGTATGGAGCTATCAACTGGATGGGGTATTCATCGGGGCGGGAAAAAGCAGGCAAATGCGTGACACCATGTTCATCGCAACTGTGATCGTGTTTTTACCTTGCTGGTGGTTTACGCGACACTGGGGTAACACTGGCATCTGGTTCAGCCTGTTTTTGTGGTTTGGCGCACGATCTTCCGGATTGATGGTCTACTTTTATAACTACACTAAGAACAATTATTGGCTGTAA
- a CDS encoding M3 family metallopeptidase: MSESPAPNPLLSAPLLPPFDTVKPQHAEPAIAELIAKCREQLQSCLQNAGSNPSWEETMAPLEEAQDQLSKAFSPVSHLNSVLSGDWRAPYEACLSQVTEYWTELGQNPELYAVYRALAKSTDFANWPQARKQAVRHGLRDMHLGGVSLEGEKRERYASISKRLAELKSKFANNVLDATNAWTLNITEEAELAGIPESSLATARALAESKGKSGWLLTLDGPCFLAVMTHAENRELRHKMHYAFITRASNVGPNAGEFDNANVMAEILSLRAEQAHLLGMKNYAERSLASKMAESPEHVETFLWDLAKRAKPAAVREFAELQAFADSELGIDRLQPWDVAWAAEKLKQARYAVSQEELRPYFPYPKVLSGLFSVAEKLFGVSAEQDSSVATYHPDVHFYWLKRGGEPIAGFYLDPYARENKRGGAWMDDARVRRQTSGGLQLPVAYLVCNFSSPTAASGSGKDTPALLTHYEVTTLFHEFGHGLHHMLTQVDVAAVSGINGVAWDAVELPSQFLENWCWEPEALAMIAGHYETGEPLPQELLEKMLAAKNFQSAMFTVRQLEFALFDFLLHSRPEGANAEEIQRLINEVRARVSVVPVSPDNRFQNSFSHIFAGGYAAGYYSYKWAEVLSADAFSLFEETGIFDPATGNHFLSTVLEQGGSRDAQDLFAEFRGRAPKIDALLRHSGIE, encoded by the coding sequence ATGTCTGAATCGCCCGCACCCAACCCGCTGTTGAGCGCTCCGCTGCTGCCCCCGTTCGATACTGTAAAGCCGCAGCACGCCGAGCCGGCAATCGCAGAGCTCATCGCCAAATGTCGAGAACAGCTGCAATCTTGTCTGCAAAATGCGGGAAGTAACCCAAGCTGGGAAGAAACCATGGCGCCGTTGGAAGAGGCTCAGGATCAGCTGAGCAAGGCGTTTTCTCCGGTCTCTCACCTGAACAGCGTACTGAGTGGCGACTGGCGCGCGCCCTACGAGGCGTGCCTGTCCCAGGTCACCGAATACTGGACGGAGCTCGGGCAGAATCCGGAGCTCTACGCTGTCTACCGGGCGCTGGCCAAGTCCACAGATTTTGCCAACTGGCCGCAGGCGCGCAAACAGGCGGTGCGTCATGGTCTTCGCGACATGCATCTTGGTGGTGTCAGCCTGGAAGGCGAGAAGCGCGAACGTTACGCCAGCATCAGCAAGCGCCTGGCAGAACTGAAAAGCAAATTTGCCAATAATGTGCTGGACGCCACCAATGCGTGGACACTGAATATCACCGAGGAAGCCGAGCTGGCAGGTATCCCCGAATCCTCGCTGGCCACCGCCAGGGCACTGGCGGAGTCGAAGGGGAAATCCGGTTGGTTGCTGACCCTGGATGGCCCCTGCTTTCTGGCGGTGATGACCCACGCGGAGAACCGCGAACTGCGCCACAAGATGCATTACGCGTTTATCACCCGCGCCTCCAATGTTGGCCCCAACGCCGGTGAGTTCGATAACGCCAATGTGATGGCCGAAATTCTTTCCCTGCGCGCAGAGCAGGCACATCTGCTGGGAATGAAGAACTACGCAGAGCGCTCCCTGGCCAGCAAGATGGCAGAATCTCCCGAGCATGTGGAAACCTTCTTGTGGGATCTGGCCAAGCGCGCCAAGCCCGCCGCGGTGCGAGAGTTTGCCGAGCTGCAGGCATTTGCCGACAGTGAGCTCGGTATCGACCGCCTGCAGCCGTGGGATGTTGCTTGGGCCGCTGAGAAGCTCAAGCAGGCACGCTACGCGGTCAGCCAGGAAGAGCTGCGTCCGTATTTTCCGTATCCGAAAGTATTGTCGGGCCTGTTCTCGGTAGCGGAAAAGCTGTTCGGCGTGAGCGCCGAGCAGGACAGCTCGGTAGCCACCTATCACCCGGACGTGCACTTTTACTGGCTGAAGCGCGGCGGCGAGCCCATTGCCGGCTTCTATCTCGATCCCTATGCCCGCGAGAACAAGCGCGGCGGCGCCTGGATGGATGACGCGCGGGTGCGCCGCCAGACCAGTGGTGGCCTACAGCTGCCAGTGGCCTACCTGGTATGCAACTTTTCTTCGCCGACTGCCGCTTCCGGCTCGGGTAAAGACACGCCGGCACTGCTGACCCACTACGAGGTCACCACCTTATTCCACGAATTCGGCCACGGCCTGCACCATATGCTGACCCAGGTGGACGTGGCCGCGGTCTCCGGCATTAACGGTGTTGCCTGGGATGCGGTAGAGTTGCCCAGCCAGTTTCTGGAAAACTGGTGTTGGGAGCCGGAGGCACTGGCGATGATTGCCGGTCATTACGAGACTGGTGAGCCGCTGCCGCAGGAATTACTGGAAAAAATGCTCGCGGCCAAGAACTTCCAGTCCGCCATGTTTACCGTGCGCCAGCTGGAGTTCGCCCTGTTTGACTTCCTGCTGCACTCCCGCCCGGAGGGCGCCAATGCAGAGGAAATCCAGCGCCTGATCAACGAGGTTCGGGCCAGGGTGTCGGTGGTCCCGGTTTCCCCGGATAACCGTTTCCAGAACAGTTTCAGCCATATTTTTGCCGGCGGTTACGCCGCCGGATACTACAGCTACAAGTGGGCCGAAGTACTGAGCGCGGATGCGTTTTCCCTGTTCGAGGAGACGGGAATTTTCGATCCCGCCACCGGCAATCACTTCCTGAGCACGGTCCTGGAGCAGGGCGGAAGTCGAGATGCACAGGACCTGTTCGCAGAATTTCGCGGCCGAGCCCCTAAAATAGACGCACTGTTGCGGCACTCGGGTATTGAATGA
- the coxB gene encoding cytochrome c oxidase subunit II has product MLMGLKRLFAFLTISAIAPQLFAQETAQKAEEGVERWGVNMTQGVTEVSRTTYDLHMLIFWICVAIGIVVFGVMFYSMWRHRKSKGYKAAQFHESTLVELAWTIVPTLILVGMAIPATKTLYDIYDTKEADLDIMITGYQWKWKYDYLGSDVTFFSNLSTPRAQIDNQQPKTANYLLEVDEPLVVPINKKIRFLITANDVIHAWWVPDLAVKKDAIPGFVNESWTRIEEPGIYRGQCAELCGKDHGFMPIVVKAVPEDEYHSWLDDRAAAAAKIKELTNKTFTFDELYERGKKVYESTCAACHQVKGQGVPGAFPAIAGSKIATGAMDGHLSMVVNGSPSNPAMQAFGAQLSEVDLAAVITYQRNAFGNNMGDTVQPIDILNFKNK; this is encoded by the coding sequence ATGTTGATGGGCTTAAAACGGCTGTTCGCCTTCCTGACCATCTCGGCCATCGCGCCCCAACTTTTTGCCCAGGAAACTGCGCAGAAAGCCGAAGAGGGTGTGGAGCGCTGGGGGGTCAACATGACCCAGGGGGTTACCGAAGTTTCCCGAACCACTTACGATTTGCACATGCTGATCTTCTGGATCTGTGTGGCGATCGGTATTGTGGTGTTCGGGGTGATGTTCTACAGCATGTGGCGTCACCGTAAAAGCAAGGGCTACAAGGCGGCGCAGTTTCACGAGAGCACACTGGTGGAGCTGGCGTGGACGATTGTACCCACGCTGATCCTCGTCGGTATGGCGATTCCCGCCACCAAAACCCTTTACGATATCTACGACACCAAGGAAGCCGATCTCGACATCATGATCACCGGCTACCAGTGGAAGTGGAAATACGACTACCTGGGTTCCGATGTCACCTTCTTCTCCAATCTCTCCACCCCCCGCGCACAGATCGATAACCAGCAGCCGAAAACTGCAAATTATCTGCTGGAAGTGGATGAGCCGCTGGTGGTGCCGATCAATAAAAAGATTCGCTTCCTGATCACCGCCAACGATGTAATCCACGCGTGGTGGGTGCCGGATCTCGCAGTGAAAAAAGATGCGATCCCCGGGTTTGTGAACGAATCCTGGACCCGCATCGAGGAACCGGGGATTTACCGCGGCCAGTGTGCGGAGTTGTGCGGTAAGGACCACGGTTTTATGCCAATTGTGGTGAAGGCCGTGCCGGAAGATGAATACCACTCCTGGCTCGATGATCGCGCAGCAGCGGCGGCGAAGATCAAGGAGCTGACCAACAAGACCTTCACGTTTGACGAGCTGTACGAGCGCGGCAAGAAAGTCTATGAGAGCACCTGCGCCGCCTGTCACCAGGTGAAAGGGCAGGGTGTGCCCGGTGCCTTCCCGGCCATTGCCGGCTCCAAGATCGCCACCGGTGCGATGGATGGCCATTTGAGCATGGTGGTGAATGGCTCACCGAGCAATCCCGCGATGCAGGCCTTCGGCGCACAGTTGAGTGAAGTGGATCTCGCTGCGGTTATCACCTATCAGCGCAATGCCTTCGGCAACAATATGGGCGACACCGTGCAGCCCATCGACATTCTCAATTTCAAGAATAAGTAA